CAAAGGCTGATCCAATGAAAACCTATGGGAACAGATATAGCCCCCCAACAAAGGCAGAGCCAGTGAGAGATTATgcatatgatgatgatgatgactgGCGGAGGCATTCGAATCCTGCTCGTGATCGCCCTCGACAAGCTGAGGAACTCCTCAACAAAGTCCAGACTGAAGCTAGCCAACCCAACAGGCCGGTTGGCTCTTTAGGTGCCTCCCCCTGGGTCCAAACCCCTGTGTCAAATGGGAATAATGGATATGTTGGCAATAGTGGTTATAGCAACAAATACTTGCAAAATCCAAGTGGAAACACCATTCGGAATGATACTTATGATAACTACTACGACAAGAATGGCCTTGTCACTGAACCAACTATGGGTAGGCCAAGTCCTTCAGCATGGGGGCCTGCAACACCAAGAAATGATACCAAGCTCGGCACACCTACATCTGATATTGCCACAGCCATGGAGAATTTGAAGGAAGCGGCAAGGGGTTCATCTGTCACCAATGTTCCTCCACGGTCCCGGTACACTATACCACTCTCAACAGGACCAAAAAGAGATACCTATCCGGACACCATTGACAGCAGGGAAGCTGTAAGGCAGTATGGTAACTTGAGTATATCATCTCGGCCGCGAACCACTGCTGACACTTACACTGCAACAATCGACAGCAGAGAGGCTGCTAGGAGGTATGGCGGTGCAAGTATTGCCTGAAAGCCTCAAGTGAATGCTTTCCTGCATGCTTTTACTTTAGGTCTACGGGGTTACCTGAAATTAATTACAAAGGATTTATATCCACGAATCTACAGCTTGAATCTTTTCAGTTCAGTGCTTCCTGGGAAGTTTGATCGGCTACTTATCTTAATGGCGTCTATCTGATATTGTAATAATTAGCTTTTCTAGAAAGCATATATACAATAAACTTCAGGGGTATTGATTTGCTTTAGTGTCTATGAAATCTTTCTTgggatatttttttctctttttttttcttgtttggttttctcaaagaagagaataaacaataaaaatggtTCCTGGTGGAGGTAGAAATCGCTTACACTTGACACTTGGTACCATATCAGTGTTGCGGATGTAAAGGGCATAAACAAGGGTGAGAGGTGATATtttatcgatatatatatataggcctcGGGTGCGTTAGTCCTGTGATGTACctgacataataatttaaatatataaaaaaaattagtaacttatttgtctaaaaaaaaaaatacaaaattaaagaaagacaaaaaataagattaaaaaaaaaaaacttcagtaAAATAAGAGCATTAGTCTGTatctatattggattatctatttactctctatatattaattttttatttaaaaaaattgaaacaaaaataaagaaaaatgagtacactgtcagaacaaaaatgatatgaaaaaaagacATCAATTTATGTGCACTGCAGGGCAATTAAGGGCATTTTAGTAAAAcatgatccttcattaaattctataagagAGCTATACATCAAATAGTCAAGGGTCATAAAAACCTTTTAGTAAAATAGAATCTTTCATTAAACTCTACTTGAGAGCTACATGTTAGATGTTAAAAAGTTTTAAcgattttttgataaaatagaacTTAATAGATTTAacgaaaaaataagaaaagttaacgaaaaataacaaaaattattatttatagttagATACACACTTACTGTAATAGAATAGATATAGGAGATTAAAACTGATATATGATCTTTGCTACTccaagcctagcattcattgCACGTTGTGGCCTTTAGCTAGGCTGCTACTGTAAGGTACAAATCTCTGTGCGTGTGCCCGGTTACACGCATTTCAACAGCATTCAGTCGGTTCTTATACGATGTTAAAGTGTCAAGACTATATTCCATTTTCATAGTGgagcaaaaatttaaaaattcgattataataaaataaagttggaatctttcttttttataaattttcagtcGGACTTGGATGTGTCTCCAATTGACTCTAACTCTAATTCAATCCGACTCTAACTTTATGCTTTGACAAGGACTCCGACTTTACCTACTTCTGACTCCAATgttgtaaatatattataaaattatgtatttatatatatatatattgatcataattatatattgatcataatTACTAGAACTATATaattagaacttatatagttaaattcaataatatatctaattattataaaagaatatacttatagtataatataaataaactaataatagttGAGTACATGTAAATATCATAGTATTATTAccatacataatataataacatataattagacactataaatAAGTGTAGTATAGAATTAAGTtggaaataagttagacacgagtataaatagcaatatgtaatactatattattataacatgtaattagacactatagtatagctctagtataaaaataagttaaatattagtataggatttatataattaaattcaaggATAATAATAGACTAATAACCAATGTGATAACTgctaaatgataatattaatagattaataatcaattatatGTACACACTACACATCATAGTATCACTATCATGCATATTaaattgtgaatatatataactaatagtgAGTCATgtattatgtataatatatatatatatataggaaaatgatttatacacaatattttcacaacacatttcataataatatgttaaatgaggagtacttttgtaaaatattttataagagtaacattattttacaaaaataccattATCTTATAACATTGTTGTGAAAAtgtgttttgtgtgtgtgtgtgtctatatatatatatatatatatatatatatttattatgacTATTACTTTatgtaattagaaaaataacGGTGTAATTGTCTATATAGAACAATTGGTAgcagttataacttataactacaCATAGATTAATACtagtaaatttttaatttttaatgattcaatctaaacaattaaatttagtgtttaaaagaaatagaaaaaaaattcttttttaaataaaataaattagggattaaacaaaaataaaattttggatttaGGGAAAAAACaggatttagaaaaaaaaaaaaaaaaaaaaaaaaagaaaaaagaagaagtccAAAACTGCAAAGAGCCAAGCCCAAAGAGCAGCCCAGCCCATTTCAACTAAAACGGTGCCGTTTATGTTGTAACTAGACTGTAGTTAGCACTAGTAATGGCttattcatctttatatttacataatatgtctttaaatttatctacattggcttatgcatctctaaatttttacataactATGAATAAGTTTGAAGAAGCACTATTCACtatcaaaacattatttttgatattttttctctcttctacccattaaaatcaactttgtggaatttgtattaaaatgattttgaaatatggaatttgtattaagttgatgatacaaaCTGTTTTctagtacatattaatatttattgataaaattgatcattttgatatataaaattggtaagatttagatatatgaaatttttatttttgagcaCATAGTGCTaagtgtaaaatatataaaaaataataatttaaaaagaaattaaaaataataatattttattattctttagttcaaagatgcataatttaatatggaagtttttcttgatatgtaaaataaatttttaaaagatgtaaTTTTAAAGATACATATAGAGAAATTAATATTAGTGCTCTTAGTCCGTTAATTAAAACAACGATGTTTTCCCCCATCCAAAGGGCATCATTTTGCACTAACCCTAAACCCCGTCACTCAAAACCATCCATTTCATCCCTCTCCGTCTTCCCAATCTGCATTTATTTTTGCCGTTGCCCAAAACCCTCTCTCCTTCACTCACCGGCCGCCAGTGCCCCTAGCCGTCGGATCATCCTCATCCAGTTGCTCTACGTTGACCCGTCATCTGTCTCTtctctaattaatttgttgggttttattttataaaaattgattcaaagagtaaaagaaaatcaatttttataaaatttaatttatttttaattaaattagattaattaattaaatttattttcttttaaattatataagaagaccatattataagatttttaatctaaatttaaagagtaaaatgaaaaaaataattaaataataaaacaagtaaGGGTATCATTCCTGACATTCCATATTTTTCCCTCCCAAGGCACACTGTGTGAACTTTCAATATGCAAACGAGATCAGCGCGCTTTTTGCTCAGCACAGAGTAGCTTATGGCTTTTTACTCCCCGACCTTCTTTGGCTCTACCTCTTCATTCAGTGATGCCCTATGCAATCGATTGCCGTCCACTTGTTTACAGATTCTTGTCGCTTTTACAGGAATTCTCAAATTGCCTCATCCTGGTCAAGTCCATCCATGCTCAGACTATCACCAATCGCGTACTCGAAGATCAGCTTTTGGCTACAAAACTTGTCAGGACGTACTGTGATCTGGGACATGTGGGCGATGCCCGTCACGTGTTTGTTCAATTTTCTCATCCGAGAACTATTCTATGCAATGCCATGGTTGGTGGGTATGTGAGAAATGAGCGGTACCATGAGACCCTTGAGTTGTTTAAATTGATGGGGTCTGGCAATATGGAGATTGATAGTTATACATGCAATTTTGCGCTCCGGGCATGCATGGGCttatttgattataaaatgGGTAGGGAAGTAATTAGGAGGGCGGCCGAAAAAGGACTTGAAAGTGACCCTTTTTTGGGGAGTTCGATTATTAATTTCTTGGTGAAATTTGGTAGTATTGATGAAGCACGAAGGGTCTTTGACGCAATACCCGAGAGGGATGTTGTTTGTTGGAACTCTATGATCGGTGGGTGTGTGCAGGCATGCCAATCTAATGAggcttttgatttgttttttgataTGCGTCGTTTGGGGATTAGGCCAAGTCCCGTAACTATGGTAAGCTTGATCCAAGCTTGTGTAGAAGCAAGGTATTTGAAACTTGGCGAATGTGTTCATGGGTGTGTACTTGGATTAGGAATGGGCGGTGATGTTTTGGTGCTTACCTCATTGGTTGATATGTATAGTAAGATGGGTTATGTTGAAATTGCCCGCTGGGTTTTTGATAGCATGCCCACAAGAAATTTGGTATCGTGGAATGCTATGATGTCAGGATTTGTTCAAAATGGTTTGGTGCGAGAAGCTGTTGACCTCTTTTGCAGGTTGGTATTTAGTGGTGGTGGGTTTGATTCAGGAACCATGGTTTGCCTCCTTCAGGGTTGTGCTCAAACGGCTGATTTGCGCGGTGGAAAAGTCCTCCATGGTTGTATGTATAGGAAGGGTCTTACTTCGAATCTCATTTTGTCTACTGCAATTGTTGATCTGTATTCTAAATGCGGCGCCTTGAAGCAGGCATCCAATGTCTTTGACAGAATGAAACACAGGAATGTGGTTACTTGGACTGCCATGCTAGTAGGGCTAGCACAGAATGGACATGCCGAAGATACCCTGAATTTATTTAGTCGGATGCAAGAAGAGGGAGTTGCAGCCAATTCTGTCACACTTGTCAGTTTGATCCATTCGTGTGCCCACCTAGGCTCtttgaaaaaaggaagaagcatCCATTCTCATTTAATTCGCAATGGTTTTGCATTTGATGTAGTTAATGTGACAGCCCTGATTGATATGTATGCCAAGTGTGGAAAGATAAACTCTGCTGAGAGAGTATTTGGCAGTGGGCTCGGCTCTAGAGATGTTATTTTATGGAACTCGATGATAACCGGATATGGGATACATGGCCAAGGGCATCAAGCTGTTGGTGTCTATCAAAAAATGATAGAGCAGGGCCTGAAGCCAAATCAAACCACCTTTGTTGCTCTTCTGACTGCTTGTAGTCACTCAGGGCTTGTGGAAGATGGCATTATTTTGTTTCACAAAATGGAGAGAGACCATAACATTAGGCCTACTGAGAAGCACTATGCTTGTTTTGTGGATCTTCTTAGCCGGGCAGGCCGTATTGAGGAAGCCGAGGCATTAGTCAGAAAAATGCCTTTTCAACCAGGCAGTGCTGTGCTTGAAGCTTTGCTGAGTGGATGTCGAACTCACAGAAACATTGATATCGGAATTCAAACAGCAGATAGATTACTTCATTTAGATTCCATGAATCCTGGAATTTACGTTGTGCTATCAAACATATATGCTGAAGCAAGGAGATGGGATGCAGTAAATTACATTCGAGGCCTCATGAGATCACGGGGGCTGAAAAAAACACCTGGCTATAGTTCCATTGAAGTAGGAAACCAGGTCTACACATTTTTTGCAGGAGATTCTAGTCATCCAAGGTGGGCATATATTTATCAGTTTTTGGAAAGTTTGAGGCTGGAGGTTGAGGCTTCTGGTTATGTGCCAGATACCAGTTGTGTTCTGCGTGATATAGAGGAGCCAATGAAGGTTAAGTTGCTCTGGGGCCATAGTGAGAGATTAGCCATTGCTTTTGGTCTTTTAAGCACGCCAGCTGGGAGCTTGATTAGGATCACCAAGAATCTGCGCGTTTGCACTGACTGTCATGTTGTGACCAAATATATATCTAAGATTGTCAAGAGGGAAATCATTGTAAGAGATGCCAATCGTTTCCATCACTTTCTTGATGGGAAATGCTCCTGCAACGGCTACTGGTGATGAGTAAAATGAGATCTTCTTTAGAGGAAATGGCAAGCAAATGAACCATATTGGAGAAACAAACGCAGCATCACTGGACATTTCGAAAGCTGCAACACCATTCATATGGGTTGAAGAACCTAATTTTAGAGGGAGATTCACTGGTCAACATTTATGCAAACAAGATAGAGATTCTCTTTCAACTAGAGGATAGCTCCAATGATCAATGTTATCCACACACGCATGGGAAAAGCAACAAGCTGGAAACCCAACAAGATCCACAAAAGTGCTGATGAAACTGCCGCATCTAACCTCATTAATGGAAGCATCCTCATTCCTAAAAGCCTCTCCTTGAAGGTCAAATTCTTCGTCTTTTCCTCTTAGCTATACTGTTTCCCTTGTGACACAGACTTTTGAGTGCTTGATCATTGATCTGGGTGTCTGGTAATCTGGGTTTTGGATTTGGAATTGGATTTTCTATGGAAACTCAAACTATCGGGTTTGCTGACTGTATTTTCATTTAtgcaactcaactcaactcaactctacAAAGCGTTAACCAATTCAGCCTAATTAGGTCAAAACCTGTACCTCTATATGTGACACTTACCTTGAAGTTGATACTGTCACCGTAGAAAAGGATCTGCTTTTGAGAAAGTTAGCCTGCTgatgatttttcttcaaatcttggATGTAGTTTTTGAGCTAAACTATGTTGTTCAACTTGTTCTATATTATTTTCACCTTTTGCTCCTTTTTGGTATATTCTCACCATAAATTATCGCTAAATCTGCACTCCACATATTAAAGCTCCGTTTGggtactatttattattttatcattacttttcacctacttttcattactttttgctgctattcactactattcaatattttattattactttttcactattttttcattactattcacagaatgtctgagatcacctcactatccaaacgcaaacctaaaaagacaaacaaacacAGTCTCCATCCCATGTCCTAGATATTAATTCATGTATGAACCACAAAGTCAACAAATAACCATATCTGTGctgtgatatatttttttttttggtaagtataTCTGTGCTCTGATATTTAtctcagaagaaaaaaaaaaatacaaaaacagggaaaagaaaaaaaaaaaaaaagagagagagagagagaagaaaccCGTACGTTTAAGATCCAGCAATCTTACCGAAGTCCGCACCAACAATGAAGACCAGACCATGTGAAGTAGTAGTGGGCAGTGTGAGACGTTAGCATCTACACTACATTTGGTGGTAACGTTAATTTGCTCAAAGACAACACAAGCACACCATCCAACTCTAAAAAGAGGGCCCTCTCTCATCTCAGTGCTAGCTCCAACATTGACAAAAAGTCAAAGTCAATCTCGTGGTTTTGATGAAACATCTTGCTGACCCAATCTGGACGCCCACTGTCTTAGCTTCCTCCTCCGACTATCCCGATTCCTGATCCCAGGTTGGTCCTCACTCCTCACTGccattctttatttttcttttgaatggtATCCATCCCCATATTTCTTGGTTTAGATTATCTGAATGTTTTCACATTGTTCGGATGAATGTGCTAGGAAAGATCCTTACCTCTGTTTGAAAACTTAAAGAAGAGACATCCCATTGTAATCAAGTGATGCTACATGTGTAAGAGAGATGGTGGAACCATGGATCACCtcttacttcattgtgagatagGAAGCACGTAGTGGTAAGCAGTTTATGGTGTCTTTTGGTTAAATTGGGCGATGCCTGGATGGGTGGCAATTCTATAACATGTTAGATGGGAAGATTTGATAGTGATTACAAGAGCCCTTGTGAAGAATGATTCTGATCtgtaaaatttgatgattttatgaGGAAAATAGAGGAACTCAGCTTTCCTTTTTAATACACTTTACTATTGGATGGCTGCCCACTTATGTTTCCTCAGCTCTAATTTCTAGGATTTTCTTGAtctgttttctttctcaaattagCTGTATCTTTGGATATTCCGTGTGTACTTTGATACTGCCTCTTTGAATCATTGATAAAACTTATCTTACGTATTAAAATGGTTTACTAAAGCTCTTGTGTTTGTAATAGCTGGAAAAGTTATACATCAGAACCAAatctatttgatatttttggtcCTTTCTTCTTATGAAAAATGCTCTACCAAAGAGCCAGCTTTTCATTTGCCTTTCATCATGTGTCCTCCGATATATGTTTTCCATAACTTCCTAGCACTATACACGATCTCCATTTTAAAATTGAAGATCATGTGATTTATTCGGGTTGCTTGTGAAGGATGAAACAGGAGTTTATAAGAATTTGCTTCAGGGGACTTTTTTCTTatcagtaaataataattttattaaaataggcaaagccaagtacacgggacatatacaagagcaacacctatgcatgagTGTCTAAGATATAAGGAAATCATGTACATTCgtgccattaaaatctattacaattgaccaatggcatagattatagaaaaataaagttctaaTCTCGTCTATTGTCCCTTCACGATTCTGAAACCTTCGaccattcctctccatccatatgcaccaccgTAGACCTATCGGTATCATCTTTTACATAGCTGGAATTTGAGTGATATCTTGGATGCCTTGCCAGCTGGCCAAAAAATCCACAACCCTTCATGGCATCCCCCAATGGAGCCCCGCTCTAGTAAATATATCGTTCAACAAACTCATGGCTACTTCACAATACAGTAATAAATAATCCATAGACTTCTCATTgttcttgcacatataacacaAATCTAATACAATGAGATGGCGTTTGCATAGATTATCTAAtgtgagaatcttccctaatGAAGATGTCCTTACAAAAAAGAAGCTTTTAGGGAGGACTTAgtcctccatatgttcttccatgggaacGTTCTTGTAGTGTGTTGCATAAGGGACTTATAGTATGACTGTACAGTAAATGTTCTTCAGGAGACGGCTCACTGAACTGGGTTAAAACTTCCCGTTTATAACACTGTTCAATCCGGATCAGACCATGTTTTCTCTTTCTCATGTACAGTCGAGCTTGCACGAATGAGCTTTACAGGTGAACCAGCTAGGACCAAGAAACAAGCTCAGAAAAATGCTGTCATGCCTGCTTGGTCTGCCTTGAGTAAATGTGAGTATCTtatctttttatgtttgatCTTTTAATCGTAGTGCTTGACCTTTGTTATAATCATACAAGCACTGTTTGGCTGTACTCTCGATTCATGTGCTTTTGGTTAAGTCTTCCTTGATTTTAAAGGCATATTGGCGGTTCTTTATGAAATTGCACAAATATCTAATTACTTCTTTTTCTGAGTGaatatctaatctcatcatGTAGTGTCAAAGTCACTCATCGTATCCTACTTCTCCTTCACTGGAGTCTAAAGCCAATGAAGAACAGGAACAAGTGACCATTGCTTGTGTCCTTGCAAGTTTACAACCATCGGAGTCAAATAGACCTGCAGAAAATTATCAGAGGCATGTTCACCAAAGATCCACTCCCATCTTATGTGAATCAACCCAGCAAACCCCAAGCTTATACCATATGCAATGCCAGAACTGGGCATAATTCCCTGAAATGGCCATGTACCAAATCTGGCAGCAAGAACAATTATTACAGCAGCAAAACTGCCTGTTGGCACTTACAGTTCCAGCAGCTACTACATAAGTTCCTCAGATTTATCCATTGATGCAATCTTTTTTTCCAGCCAGACCAGTGTCTGTATTTTCCAGGAAGGGAACCAGAATCAATCCAGATGAGACCCAGGATTACAATTGCTGCCTCAGGCCTATCATTCTGCTTCTCAAACCATTTGTTTCCTAGTTCAATCAGGGGCAGGTCTACAGTGACTATTCAAGAGGTACAGGAGGAGAAACCAGAAGAATCGTCCAAGTACTCTTCATCTGGAGTTTCCAAACCCCCTAGTTTTAGCAACAATAATAATGCTGACCACAAATCCTGGAAATAGTCCCAGAGGATGACAAGCAGAGCCTTAGTGGAATAGACGGGAAAATTAGAAGTGTTCAGGTAGAAGGGAACCAGAGGACAATTTGAGCGGGCTTCTTATAGTGGCATAGATTCCATATTTAAGACAGTTGAGTTACAATTACAGAACCCGTGTATTGACTCTTCTCGGCCAAATCTCAGACCCCAATATCCTCCAAGAGCAAGTTCCCACAGAAATTTCAGACCACCTTCATCTGCAGCTGCTCCCGTAAGGATAAGAACTATGCACCCCACTGCATCAATGGAGGAGGTCAGACCTCAAAATATGGCATCATTTGGAGCTGCTCCACCAAGAATCAGAATTGCGGCTCCTTCATGTTCAACCAGACCATCTGAAAGATTTAACCTTGGAGAAGTATCTCCTACTTTCATGGCACCAGCTGTTCGAATTAGATCAGTTGTGCCCGTTTGTTCAGCTCCACCATTGAGAAAGATGCCAAATTCCGGCAATGATGCAGTGTTGCCAAACACAGAAATAAAGATTTAGGACTTTCAGATGGGTCAAGAGCGGGTTGAGAGTTTGGAAAGTTAGGTTACGAATGGAGTATAGATACCCTAGAAGTTCTCTTCTATTATATTTTCGTTATGCAATATGATGGTTTTTGAGAAGCCATTAATGCTTCATTGTAACAAGATCAAATGGTACTTTGTCCGTAGTCTATGTACATGTAAGTTTTATATTGCTCGAGCCTTATCAGTAAGGACCCATTCTCTTTGTATACTTAATAGCGATCATCTATTGGTTTACAAGATCTGCATTGTCATTACCTAAGGTTGCTGTGTTCTCTGCCCCTATTCTCCAAGCTTGCCTTTTTAGTGTATCAAAAACCTATAAGAAAATGCTGTTAAAAGAACGAAAAACCGAGCTGCAGCAATAAATTGTAATCCTTAGAACCATTTCCATCTCCAAATGCAGAAAAGCTTGAATTCAGTATCGTTATGGCATCAGATTCCTTCATACAAAACACATCGTAGAAGTTTCACTATATTGAACCGACGCCTACAAGTTGATAGAAGATTTGTCATCAACTACAGGTCCTCTACATACAGACGATTAATCAGTTTGTGACCTTTCAGTCTTCTTCGTTTGatttctcaactcatcattataattttttcaaattttaatataaaatataataaataattcaatttttttaaattttaaaataataataatattaaaaaataatattctaataatattttatcattttaattctaTTCAACCcaattcagtttaacatccaaacctTAAAACTGATAAGCCGAGATCGAAATGCATGAGAATCCGTACTGTTGTTTTTAAGTTCTAGATTTTGTCACATCAGTATTTAGATATTTTcgtatttttatgaatatttcatTCTATAGCAAtagtacttttttattttaaatcttatcatcccaaatatattagtTGATATGCCACATTTTCAATTACTTTAGATATCAACCACTTAAATAACActcatttaaattattgtagttcaaaacaaagcaacaaCAACTACAAGAACTCAATCAACCTGTTAAG
This genomic interval from Juglans microcarpa x Juglans regia isolate MS1-56 chromosome 4D, Jm3101_v1.0, whole genome shotgun sequence contains the following:
- the LOC121261481 gene encoding pentatricopeptide repeat-containing protein At3g12770-like, with the protein product MPYAIDCRPLVYRFLSLLQEFSNCLILVKSIHAQTITNRVLEDQLLATKLVRTYCDLGHVGDARHVFVQFSHPRTILCNAMVGGYVRNERYHETLELFKLMGSGNMEIDSYTCNFALRACMGLFDYKMGREVIRRAAEKGLESDPFLGSSIINFLVKFGSIDEARRVFDAIPERDVVCWNSMIGGCVQACQSNEAFDLFFDMRRLGIRPSPVTMVSLIQACVEARYLKLGECVHGCVLGLGMGGDVLVLTSLVDMYSKMGYVEIARWVFDSMPTRNLVSWNAMMSGFVQNGLVREAVDLFCRLVFSGGGFDSGTMVCLLQGCAQTADLRGGKVLHGCMYRKGLTSNLILSTAIVDLYSKCGALKQASNVFDRMKHRNVVTWTAMLVGLAQNGHAEDTLNLFSRMQEEGVAANSVTLVSLIHSCAHLGSLKKGRSIHSHLIRNGFAFDVVNVTALIDMYAKCGKINSAERVFGSGLGSRDVILWNSMITGYGIHGQGHQAVGVYQKMIEQGLKPNQTTFVALLTACSHSGLVEDGIILFHKMERDHNIRPTEKHYACFVDLLSRAGRIEEAEALVRKMPFQPGSAVLEALLSGCRTHRNIDIGIQTADRLLHLDSMNPGIYVVLSNIYAEARRWDAVNYIRGLMRSRGLKKTPGYSSIEVGNQVYTFFAGDSSHPRWAYIYQFLESLRLEVEASGYVPDTSCVLRDIEEPMKVKLLWGHSERLAIAFGLLSTPAGSLIRITKNLRVCTDCHVVTKYISKIVKREIIVRDANRFHHFLDGKCSCNGYW